GTTTCTTTCAAAGGTACAAAATAAATACGTCATATTATACTTAACTTAACACTAGGTAGGCATTTGCGACAAATAATTAAACCAAATGATCCAGGTCATCCTTATCCTTGTTTCTATCAGCGGCTTTTTTGGCAATTATCAAATCATTGATATCAATTATTCGAAGCTTTAACTCGTCAAATTTTGTTGATTTTGCATTTTTATATACTTTATCAAATTCCAAACCCTTCACTGAAGTCAGTATATCAATACAAACAGGCGGTTTACCAAATGAAAACACCTCATTTCTATTAGTGTCCAAAAAGTTTTCTTCTGTCATATTAAAAAGGCTCATTCCAAATATAGAGAATGCCTTTTTCAAGCTTTGGTAATTTTCAGCAGTTGGGTTTACCCAAATACCCAGATCACCCGTTGTCCTGTTGTATCCGTGAAAAATAACTGCATAACCACCAATTAGTATATATTCTACTTCTGCTTGCTCTAAGGCATTGATAAAATCCCTGAAATCATCGTTGAAAATATTACCCATGCTTTCTCATTGAGAATTTTTGCCTATCCATTTTAGGAGGGTTTTCAGGGTCAATATTGTAGGCAGAACAAATCAGGTACCAGGCAGCCCTAAATCTTTCACTTGGTGGTTTTTTCAACCAGTACTCCCTGTTTTGGTCTGCCTCCCTGAAGGTTTTGATTGAAAAAGATGTGCGATCCAAACGGTACATTGCTGTTCATTTTTATAGGCCTGCTTACTAAAATAACAAATTTCCAAGAGGGCATCGAGAAGATGGTAAAAGAAGTTTCGGCATTGCACTAACGAGCATATTCAGGCTCAACACTTTTTGTTTACAGCTGTTCAATATGTAGGAAGAAATCAATCAAAATTTTAGAAACAACATTTTTTTAGTACATTCCCTTTATGGTTTCAGAAAAGATACAATCACTCGATCAATTACTTGAAGTTCTGCCACAATGCTCCGGCAGCGATTATGTGGATATTGCAAAGGATATGGAGCTCAATGCAGAAGATCTTTTGCCCTATGCATTTTGGTCAAAAGAATTTTATACTCGCAATTGCCTGGCCCGCAGCGATGATTATGAATTGCTGCTGCTATGCTGGGAACCGGGACAGGAAACACCCATTCACGGACATGGAGGGCAGGAATGTTGGGTATATCTCGTCCAGGGTCTGATCGAGGAATTCAGGTACGACCTGGAAGAAGAACCTGCCATTCAATTGAATAACAAACAAAGGGTTTTGCTCCGCGAGAGCAAACTTTCGTACATGAACGATGATATGGGACTACACTCCCTAAAAAACATCAGCGAAGGCCGGGCAATGACCCTGCACCTGTATATGAATCCCATTGACAAATGCAGGATTTACGACCCTTCTACAAAGAAACTAAGTTGGATGGAAACAGAATACCATTCTTTCAAGG
This genomic window from Chitinophagales bacterium contains:
- a CDS encoding cysteine dioxygenase family protein codes for the protein MVSEKIQSLDQLLEVLPQCSGSDYVDIAKDMELNAEDLLPYAFWSKEFYTRNCLARSDDYELLLLCWEPGQETPIHGHGGQECWVYLVQGLIEEFRYDLEEEPAIQLNNKQRVLLRESKLSYMNDDMGLHSLKNISEGRAMTLHLYMNPIDKCRIYDPSTKKLSWMETEYHSFKGKKLSDKIAK
- a CDS encoding nucleotidyltransferase; translation: MGNIFNDDFRDFINALEQAEVEYILIGGYAVIFHGYNRTTGDLGIWVNPTAENYQSLKKAFSIFGMSLFNMTEENFLDTNRNEVFSFGKPPVCIDILTSVKGLEFDKVYKNAKSTKFDELKLRIIDINDLIIAKKAADRNKDKDDLDHLV